In one window of Hymenobacter nivis DNA:
- a CDS encoding ABC transporter ATP-binding protein codes for MLDFLKNISAKKPNRGRDPEKPAVSVRERVGALRHLPAFLKLVWHTSPALTVGNVLLRLLRAALPLATLYVGKLILDDVVQLTRLPAADRALGPVGVLVALEFGLVLLADASGRAVALLDSLLGDLFANASSIRLMEHAAELDLDQFEDSAFYDKLERARRQTLSRSVLMSQVLAQGQDAVTLVLLAAGLVAFQPWLLGLLLLAVVPAFLGESHFNERSYSLSHSWTPERRELDYLRQTGASDETAKEVKIFGLSDFLVDRFRTLSDKFYSQNKALALRRAGWGTVFAAVGAAGYYGAYVYILARAVAGQISIGQLAFLAGSFARLRGLLEGILSRFSSVADGALYLQDFFDFFALRPKITRQAVGVETARPFPRPIQQGFQFENVGFQYKNGTKWAIRNLSFALRAGEKLALVGENGAGKTTLVKLLARLYDPAEGRILLDGHDLREYDPAELRQEIGVIFQDFVRFQLPAGQNLAVGRIDQRHNQPRIETAAHQSLADSVIAKLPGGYDQMIGRRFSGGVDLSGGEWQKIALGRAYMRDAQLLILDEPTAALDARAEFEVFERFKELTQGKTAVLISHRFSTVRMADRILVIENGQFVEIGSHEELLAKGGRYAELFALQAAGYR; via the coding sequence ATGCTTGACTTTCTGAAAAATATCTCCGCCAAAAAACCGAACAGGGGCCGGGACCCTGAAAAGCCCGCCGTGAGCGTGCGCGAGCGGGTGGGGGCCCTGCGCCACCTGCCGGCTTTCCTCAAACTCGTCTGGCACACCAGCCCGGCCCTGACCGTGGGCAACGTGCTGCTGCGCCTGCTGCGGGCCGCCCTGCCGCTGGCTACGCTCTACGTGGGTAAGCTCATCCTCGACGATGTGGTGCAACTCACGCGGCTGCCCGCCGCCGACCGGGCCCTGGGGCCCGTGGGGGTCTTGGTGGCGCTGGAGTTTGGCCTGGTGCTGCTGGCCGATGCCTCGGGCCGCGCCGTGGCCCTGCTCGATTCGCTGCTCGGCGACCTGTTTGCCAACGCCTCGTCCATCCGCCTCATGGAGCACGCCGCCGAGCTGGATTTAGACCAGTTCGAGGACAGCGCCTTCTACGACAAGCTGGAGCGGGCGCGCCGCCAAACCCTGTCGCGCTCGGTGCTGATGAGCCAGGTGCTGGCCCAGGGCCAGGACGCCGTGACGCTCGTGCTGCTGGCCGCCGGGCTGGTGGCCTTCCAGCCGTGGCTGCTGGGGCTGCTGCTGCTGGCCGTGGTGCCGGCCTTCCTCGGCGAGAGCCACTTCAACGAGCGCAGCTACTCGCTGAGCCACTCCTGGACGCCCGAGCGCCGCGAGCTGGACTACCTGCGCCAAACCGGGGCCTCCGACGAAACGGCCAAGGAAGTGAAAATCTTTGGCCTCTCCGACTTCCTCGTGGACCGTTTCCGTACGCTGTCCGACAAGTTTTACAGTCAGAATAAGGCCTTGGCGCTGCGGCGGGCGGGGTGGGGTACGGTGTTCGCGGCGGTGGGCGCGGCCGGCTACTACGGGGCCTATGTCTACATTTTGGCGCGGGCCGTGGCCGGGCAAATCTCCATCGGCCAGCTTGCCTTTCTGGCCGGTTCGTTTGCGCGGCTGCGGGGCCTGCTCGAAGGCATTCTGAGCCGCTTCAGCTCGGTGGCCGACGGGGCCTTGTACTTGCAGGATTTCTTTGATTTCTTTGCCCTGCGGCCGAAAATCACGCGGCAGGCGGTGGGCGTCGAAACGGCCCGGCCGTTCCCGCGCCCCATCCAGCAGGGGTTTCAGTTTGAAAACGTCGGGTTTCAGTACAAGAATGGTACAAAATGGGCTATTCGTAACCTCTCATTCGCGTTGCGGGCCGGCGAAAAGCTGGCGCTGGTGGGCGAAAACGGGGCCGGCAAAACCACGCTCGTCAAGCTCCTGGCTCGCCTCTACGACCCCGCGGAGGGCCGCATCCTGCTCGACGGCCACGACCTGCGCGAGTACGACCCCGCCGAGCTGCGCCAGGAAATTGGCGTCATCTTCCAGGATTTTGTGCGCTTTCAGCTGCCGGCGGGCCAAAACCTGGCCGTGGGCCGCATCGACCAGCGCCACAACCAGCCCCGCATCGAAACCGCCGCCCACCAGAGCCTCGCCGACTCGGTGATTGCCAAGCTGCCCGGCGGCTACGACCAGATGATTGGTCGCCGCTTCAGCGGCGGCGTGGACCTGAGCGGCGGCGAGTGGCAGAAAATTGCCCTTGGCCGCGCCTACATGCGCGACGCTCAGCTCCTGATCCTCGACGAGCCCACCGCCGCCCTCGACGCTCGCGCCGAGTTCGAAGTCTTTGAGCGCTTCAAGGAACTCACCCAAGGCAAAACCGCCGTCCTCATTAGCCACCGCTTCAGCACCGTGCGCATGGCCGACCGCATCCTGGTCATCGAAAACGGCCAATTTGTGGAAATCGGCTCCCACGAAGAGCTGCTGGCCAAGGGCGGCCGCTACGCCGAGCTGTTTGCGCTACAAGCCGCTGGCTACCGCTAG
- a CDS encoding cation diffusion facilitator family transporter gives MASSKTALYTALVANLGIAATKFVAAGITGSSAMLSEGIHSLVDTGNELLLLLGLRRSQRPPDEHRPFGYGREQYFWSYVVALLIFAVGGGLSFYEGVAHLRHPELMKDPFWNYIVLGVAFVLDGYSLRTAWRAFNTQRGPLPFWVALKSSKDAATFTVLFEDASDVLGLTIAFLGVFLGHTLHNPYFDGGASVLIGLLLMGVAGALAAQSKSLLLGEGVDATTRRRLVALTEADAAVAKAMRIATIYLGPEEITLVQGVAFRPDLTTAAITEAIGRIHAAIKQEFPAVKHAYMQPVALAETGAAA, from the coding sequence ATGGCATCTTCTAAAACGGCGCTTTACACCGCGCTGGTAGCAAACCTGGGCATTGCAGCCACCAAGTTCGTGGCCGCCGGCATCACGGGCAGCTCGGCCATGCTTTCCGAGGGCATTCACTCGCTCGTTGATACCGGCAACGAGTTGCTGCTGCTGCTGGGCCTGCGCCGTAGCCAGCGCCCGCCCGACGAGCACCGGCCCTTCGGCTACGGCCGCGAGCAGTATTTCTGGTCGTATGTGGTGGCGCTACTGATTTTCGCGGTCGGCGGGGGCCTGTCCTTCTACGAAGGCGTAGCGCACCTGCGGCACCCCGAGCTGATGAAGGACCCGTTTTGGAACTACATCGTGCTGGGCGTGGCGTTTGTGCTCGACGGCTACTCGCTGCGCACCGCCTGGCGGGCCTTCAACACGCAACGGGGCCCTCTGCCGTTTTGGGTGGCCCTGAAAAGCAGCAAGGACGCCGCTACGTTCACGGTGCTGTTTGAGGATGCTTCCGACGTACTGGGCCTGACCATCGCTTTTCTGGGCGTGTTCCTGGGCCACACCCTGCACAACCCGTACTTCGACGGCGGGGCGTCCGTCCTCATCGGGCTGCTGCTGATGGGCGTAGCCGGGGCCCTGGCCGCCCAAAGCAAGAGCCTGCTGCTGGGCGAAGGCGTGGACGCCACCACCCGCCGCCGCCTTGTGGCCCTCACCGAAGCCGACGCGGCCGTGGCGAAGGCCATGCGCATCGCCACCATCTACCTGGGCCCCGAGGAAATCACGCTGGTGCAGGGCGTCGCCTTCCGCCCCGACCTAACGACGGCCGCCATCACCGAGGCCATCGGGCGCATCCACGCCGCCATCAAGCAAGAATTCCCCGCCGTGAAGCACGCCTACATGCAGCCCGTGGCCCTGGCCGAAACCGGCGCGGCGGCCTAG
- a CDS encoding DUF4136 domain-containing protein: MKITLAFWLGCLLAAGLLPGCIAGREARVESDYSYGGRFRRYRSYSFITGTGLAADTSHLGETLRDAIRQRLRSQGYRPARGTNRPDLLVSFRIFEGDMHFHGFNQEELTTWVKNNDAESDETPDEQRHVYQPVRLLLAEGTLLVTLIDARSNRAVWNGYASGVTVPEGLRGEVVLVRSVRSIFDRYRIFTENYFQGGNVDGSANGGEADGEKP; the protein is encoded by the coding sequence ATGAAAATTACCCTTGCTTTTTGGCTAGGCTGCCTGCTGGCGGCTGGCTTGCTACCGGGCTGCATTGCGGGCCGCGAGGCCCGCGTCGAGTCCGACTACAGCTACGGTGGTCGATTCCGGCGCTACCGCTCCTACAGTTTCATCACCGGCACGGGCCTGGCCGCCGACACCAGCCACCTGGGCGAAACCCTGCGCGACGCCATCCGGCAGCGCCTGCGCAGCCAGGGCTACCGCCCGGCCCGCGGTACCAACCGCCCCGACCTGCTGGTGAGCTTCCGCATTTTTGAGGGCGACATGCACTTCCACGGCTTCAACCAGGAAGAGCTGACCACGTGGGTGAAAAATAACGATGCCGAGAGTGATGAAACCCCCGACGAGCAGCGCCACGTGTACCAGCCCGTGCGCCTGCTGCTGGCCGAGGGTACGCTGCTCGTCACCCTCATCGACGCTCGCAGTAACCGCGCCGTCTGGAACGGCTACGCCTCGGGTGTGACGGTGCCCGAGGGCCTGCGCGGCGAAGTGGTGCTGGTGCGCTCGGTGCGCTCTATTTTCGACCGCTACCGCATTTTCACCGAGAACTACTTCCAGGGCGGCAATGTGGACGGCTCGGCCAACGGCGGCGAGGCCGACGGCGAGAAGCCGTAG
- a CDS encoding XdhC family protein: MGSAAKVAELRRVLQAEGFPTAELIRLRGPTRVIINSRTPEEIAVSVAAELITVRNAAPEAGP, from the coding sequence ATGGGCAGCGCCGCCAAGGTGGCTGAGCTACGCCGCGTGCTGCAAGCCGAAGGCTTTCCGACCGCCGAGTTGATCCGGCTGCGGGGTCCCACTAGGGTAATAATTAACAGCCGCACGCCCGAGGAAATCGCCGTCAGCGTGGCGGCGGAGCTGATTACGGTGCGCAACGCAGCCCCAGAGGCCGGCCCGTAG
- a CDS encoding XdhC/CoxF family protein: MMCSGEQEVLLWPFSPAGLQDVAATALGALGSRAFELSETGGLRVLAGAPAAFYDCRPGPQWRYCEQLGFHDQLTIVSGGHVSRALVRAAGALDFEITVLDNRPNLPMLAANDDAHHRHVLGSYEALAATVPPGPRRYVVVRPWATASAPWPCASY, from the coding sequence ATGATGTGCTCGGGCGAGCAGGAGGTACTACTGTGGCCCTTCAGCCCCGCCGGTTTGCAGGATGTCGCTGCAACGGCCCTGGGAGCCTTGGGTAGTAGGGCTTTTGAGCTGAGCGAAACAGGCGGCCTGCGGGTGCTGGCTGGGGCCCCGGCCGCGTTCTATGACTGCCGGCCGGGGCCCCAGTGGCGCTACTGTGAGCAACTGGGTTTCCACGACCAGCTCACTATCGTGAGCGGCGGGCACGTGAGCAGGGCCCTGGTACGCGCCGCCGGGGCCCTGGACTTCGAGATTACCGTGCTCGACAACCGCCCCAACCTACCCATGCTGGCCGCCAACGACGACGCCCACCACCGCCACGTGCTGGGCAGCTACGAGGCGCTGGCCGCCACCGTGCCCCCGGGGCCCCGCCGCTACGTGGTAGTGAGACCGTGGGCTACCGCATCGGCGCCGTGGCCCTGCGCTAGCTACTAG
- a CDS encoding XdhC family protein, translating to MGPGAAALRTGQPAALLCMVRSEDSSPNCQGFKMAVTATADSIGGGIMERKWVGLARQRLLAGDAAPLLRPQVHRLGPQPAARA from the coding sequence TTGGGCCCTGGGGCCGCTGCCTTACGGACCGGCCAGCCGGCGGCGCTGCTGTGCATGGTGCGCAGCGAAGACAGCAGCCCCAACTGCCAGGGTTTCAAAATGGCCGTGACGGCCACGGCCGACTCCATCGGCGGCGGCATCATGGAGCGCAAGTGGGTGGGGCTAGCCCGCCAGCGCCTGCTGGCCGGCGACGCCGCGCCGCTGCTACGCCCCCAGGTGCACCGGCTGGGGCCCCAGCCGGCCGCTCGGGCATGA
- a CDS encoding Zn-dependent hydrolase has product MSDYQVRTAHILTRIEQLAAISEDASGATVTRTFGTPAFVRGRDLVQSWFEAAGLVTRLDGIGNLRGRWASRRPGAQTFVLASHIDTVVNAGKYDGPLGVLMGLSLVEDIIQQQVDLPFHLELMAFSDEEGVRFHTAYLGSKVVTGAFDPALLAKTDAQGLTLAQAIVEMGGDAAQIPAGALPAAEWLGYFELHIEQGPVLWGSGVPVALVTALVGQQRVELTWQGMAGHAGTVPMARRQDALAAAAEFVLAAEAFALAPGRGLVATVGQLRIAHSASNVIPSQVVHSLDLRSPDARQLATAYGALHAQAAAIAARRGLVLDWQLVQAIAPVACDAGLNDLLAQAIAASGYPVVPLVSGAGHDVVPASAVAPATMMFIRCYKGISHNPLENVEAADVAAALEVAERFLQRLAVAYA; this is encoded by the coding sequence ATGTCAGATTACCAAGTCCGCACTGCCCACATTCTTACCCGCATCGAGCAGCTGGCAGCCATCAGCGAGGACGCCAGCGGTGCTACCGTGACGCGCACCTTCGGCACGCCGGCTTTCGTGCGCGGGCGCGATTTGGTGCAAAGCTGGTTCGAGGCCGCCGGCCTCGTAACGCGCCTCGACGGCATCGGCAACCTGCGCGGGCGGTGGGCCAGCCGGCGGCCGGGGGCCCAAACCTTCGTGCTGGCCTCGCACATCGACACGGTGGTGAATGCCGGTAAGTACGATGGGCCCCTGGGCGTGCTGATGGGGCTGAGCTTGGTGGAAGATATTATTCAGCAGCAGGTTGACTTGCCGTTTCACCTGGAATTGATGGCCTTCAGCGACGAGGAGGGCGTGCGCTTTCATACTGCCTACCTGGGCAGCAAGGTCGTCACCGGTGCCTTCGACCCTGCGCTACTGGCCAAAACCGATGCCCAGGGCCTCACCCTGGCCCAGGCCATTGTGGAGATGGGCGGCGACGCCGCGCAAATTCCCGCCGGGGCCCTGCCCGCCGCCGAGTGGCTGGGCTACTTCGAGCTGCACATCGAGCAGGGCCCCGTGCTGTGGGGAAGCGGCGTGCCGGTAGCACTCGTCACGGCCCTGGTTGGGCAGCAGCGCGTGGAGCTGACGTGGCAGGGCATGGCCGGCCACGCCGGCACGGTACCCATGGCCCGGCGGCAAGATGCGCTGGCCGCCGCCGCCGAGTTTGTGCTGGCCGCCGAGGCCTTTGCCCTGGCCCCCGGCCGCGGGCTGGTAGCTACAGTGGGCCAGCTGCGCATTGCCCATTCGGCCAGCAACGTTATCCCTAGCCAAGTGGTGCACAGCCTCGACCTGCGTAGCCCCGACGCCAGGCAGCTGGCCACCGCCTACGGGGCCCTGCACGCGCAGGCCGCTGCTATTGCTGCCCGGCGCGGCCTGGTACTGGACTGGCAGCTGGTGCAAGCCATCGCGCCCGTGGCCTGCGACGCCGGCCTGAACGACTTGCTGGCCCAGGCCATTGCTGCCAGCGGCTACCCCGTGGTGCCCCTGGTGAGCGGCGCCGGCCACGACGTGGTGCCCGCCTCGGCAGTAGCGCCGGCCACCATGATGTTCATTCGCTGCTACAAAGGCATCAGCCACAACCCGCTGGAAAATGTGGAAGCCGCCGACGTAGCGGCGGCCCTGGAAGTAGCCGAACGCTTTTTGCAGCGGCTGGCCGTCGCCTATGCCTAA
- a CDS encoding cupin domain-containing protein yields MAVNIFTYQPGGNLPMVETHIMEHGLLYLQGQAIYMLDQQWYPVQQGDSIWMAPYCQQWAASIGKEPSVYIYYKNVNRFPTVV; encoded by the coding sequence ATGGCCGTTAACATTTTCACCTACCAGCCCGGCGGTAACCTGCCGATGGTCGAAACCCACATTATGGAGCACGGCCTGCTGTACTTGCAGGGCCAGGCCATCTATATGCTCGACCAGCAGTGGTACCCGGTGCAGCAGGGCGATTCCATATGGATGGCCCCGTACTGCCAGCAATGGGCCGCTTCCATTGGAAAAGAGCCCTCGGTTTACATTTACTACAAGAACGTGAACCGGTTTCCGACGGTGGTGTAG
- a CDS encoding creatininase family protein, translating to MTPRPYILAETTWQYVKDAAYEVVVLPWGATEAHNYHLPYATDNIQCDYIAAEAARLAWEAGAKVVVLPTIPFGVNTGQLDITLDINLNPSTQLAILRDVVRVLAHQGIPKLLVLNGHGGNDFRQHLRELQAEFPTVFLCTINWFKTVDRSQFFTAPGDHADALETSAMLHIAPALVRPLVEAGSGHARSFRIEAFRQGWAWSQRDWSQVTADTGAGDPTEATAEKGAALLAATTRAIGQFLIELSAADPRDMYE from the coding sequence ATGACGCCCCGTCCCTACATCCTGGCCGAAACTACCTGGCAGTACGTGAAAGACGCTGCCTACGAAGTAGTCGTGCTGCCCTGGGGAGCCACGGAGGCGCATAATTACCACCTGCCCTATGCCACCGATAACATTCAGTGTGACTACATCGCTGCCGAGGCGGCGCGCCTGGCCTGGGAGGCTGGCGCCAAAGTGGTGGTCCTGCCCACCATTCCGTTCGGCGTGAACACTGGCCAACTCGATATTACCCTCGACATTAACTTGAATCCCAGTACGCAGCTGGCCATTCTGCGTGACGTGGTGCGGGTGCTGGCCCACCAGGGAATTCCCAAGTTGCTGGTGTTGAACGGCCACGGCGGCAACGACTTCCGGCAGCACCTGCGCGAGTTGCAGGCCGAGTTTCCAACCGTATTTCTGTGTACCATCAACTGGTTTAAAACCGTTGACCGCAGCCAGTTTTTTACGGCCCCCGGCGACCACGCCGATGCGCTCGAAACCAGTGCCATGCTGCACATTGCGCCGGCCCTGGTGCGCCCCTTGGTGGAGGCCGGTTCGGGGCACGCCCGGTCGTTCCGCATCGAAGCGTTTCGGCAGGGTTGGGCGTGGTCGCAGCGCGACTGGAGCCAGGTAACCGCCGATACCGGCGCGGGGGACCCCACCGAAGCCACCGCCGAAAAAGGGGCCGCGCTGCTGGCGGCGACTACCCGCGCCATCGGTCAGTTTTTGATAGAATTATCGGCGGCCGACCCCCGCGACATGTACGAATAG
- a CDS encoding IS5 family transposase, giving the protein MEVLPKDIITAWILPHLPFSAHGRRRAAQPVEVVGAILYKLKTGCQWRWLPVRELLPTHPLTWQGVYYYFNQWRKQGAWKQLWLSVLRLNHAALDLSSVQLDGSHTPAKNGGAAVGYQGRKAARTTNALFLADNTGQPLAVATPQAGNHHDTFALEHVFAELCELLEQAHLRLEGLFLNADKAFDVTSLRQACARRDIEANIPRNRRSTDWQTDDDTPLDPELYRRRLVIEQMNAWLDGFKTLLVRYETCLENWLAFHWLAFVVLLLRKITRPPTS; this is encoded by the coding sequence ATGGAAGTCCTGCCCAAAGATATCATTACCGCCTGGATACTCCCCCATTTGCCCTTTAGCGCCCACGGCCGTCGGCGGGCGGCCCAGCCGGTGGAAGTCGTCGGCGCCATTCTCTACAAGCTCAAAACGGGTTGTCAGTGGCGCTGGCTGCCCGTGCGAGAATTGCTGCCAACCCACCCCCTGACGTGGCAGGGCGTCTACTATTATTTCAACCAGTGGCGCAAGCAAGGTGCTTGGAAACAGCTTTGGTTGAGCGTCTTGCGCTTGAACCACGCGGCGCTGGACTTGTCGAGTGTGCAACTCGATGGCAGCCACACCCCGGCTAAAAACGGCGGGGCGGCTGTCGGCTATCAAGGCCGCAAGGCGGCCCGCACCACCAACGCCCTGTTTCTGGCCGACAACACGGGCCAGCCCCTAGCCGTGGCCACGCCGCAAGCCGGCAACCACCACGATACGTTTGCCCTCGAACACGTCTTCGCCGAACTCTGTGAGCTGCTCGAACAAGCGCACCTGCGCCTGGAAGGCCTCTTTCTGAATGCCGACAAAGCCTTTGATGTCACTAGCTTGCGTCAGGCCTGCGCCCGGCGCGACATCGAAGCCAACATTCCCCGCAACCGGCGCTCGACCGACTGGCAAACGGATGATGACACGCCGCTGGACCCCGAACTTTACCGGCGCCGGCTGGTCATCGAGCAAATGAACGCCTGGCTCGACGGCTTCAAGACCCTGCTGGTGCGCTACGAAACCTGCCTGGAAAATTGGCTGGCCTTCCACTGGCTCGCCTTTGTCGTGCTGCTACTGCGTAAAATTACCCGACCACCCACTTCCTAA